The Peptococcaceae bacterium genome includes the window GAAGCGGCTCTGGTATAATTGACCTTGCCTTCGGGGTCCGGAACGCCTACAACGCATATGGCAAGAGAAAGAAGGGAAAACAGCGCAATGAAAAAAACCCCCGGCTTGATTGCAGGCCTTCTTGTCCTGGTCCTGCTGGCCGCAGGCTGCGGGACCAGGGTGGCGGCCACCGTGAACGGCGAGAAAATAACGGAGGCCGAGCTGAACAAGAGGGTCGAGCAGGCGGCGGCATGGTACGGCTATGACCTGAAAAGCCCGGAAAACAAGGATTTGACGGCTCAACTGCAGGAACAGGTCCTGGAGAGCCTGGTCATGGAAAAGGTCGTTCGCCAGGCTGCCGGTGAAATGAAGATCGAAGTTAAAAAGGAAGAGATAGAAGAAGAGCTAAAAAAAATCCGCGACCAGTTAAAAACGGAGGAGAATTACGCCGATTTTTTGAAAAAGCGGAAATTCACGGAAAAGGACCTGCAAACATACATCGGAAACCAGCTGCTCCTCGATAAACTGTTCGGGGAAGTGACCAAAGATATAACTGCCCCGAGCAGGGACAGCAGGCAGTATTACGAAGAGCACAAGGAAGAATTCTTCGTTAAGGAGCAGGTCAAGGCCAGGAACATAGTGGTGAAAACGGAAGAAGAAGCGAAAAACATCATCTCCCGCCTGGGCAGCGGCGAGGATTTCGCCAAGCTGGCCGCCGAGCTGTCGATCGACCCCACCGCCAAGGAAACCGGCGGCCTTATCGATTACTTTGACCGGGATGCCATGTACATCCAGGAATTCAAAGACGCCGCCTTTTCCCTGAAAGCGGGCCAGTACACGAAAACCCCGGTGAAGACTGTTTACGGCTACCATATTATCAAGGTGGAGGACAGGAAGCCCGCCCGGCAGTATTCGTTCGAGGAAATAAAGGACGAGCTGGAAAGCCGCCTGTTGATGGAGGAAAAGAATGAAAAATTTCTAACCTATGTCGACGACCTGATAGAAAAGGCGAATATTGAAAGAAAGCTCCTGGAGAAAGAGCCGCAGGCGGGCAGCCAGCCGCAGCCGGAAAACCAGGAATAATCCACGAACCCGGCAGTGTCCCTGGTTTATAAACCAGGGACACTGTTTTTTCATGCCCGTCCAGGTATAAAAATGGCGGTTTAAACAAACATTAACTCTGCTAGCAGTTAAGAGGGGAGGTCGACGCCTTAATCGAATAAGCAAAAAAAGAATAAATGGCAGATGGAGGATATATACTAGTATCACTAATGATCCCTTAAATTATAAGGAGGGAAATCAAACCAAATGAAAGCGACAGGTATTGTGCGTCGAATCGATGACCTAGGGCGCGTTGTTATTCCCAAAGAAATAAGAAGGACCTTGCGGATTCGTGAAGGAGACCCCTTGGAGATTTTTGTAGACCGTGAAGGCGAGGTCATTTTAAAAAAGTATTCTCCCATTGGCGAACTGGGCGACTTTGCCAAGGAATATGCCGATTCCCTTTATGAAGCGATTGGACATATCGCCTGCATAGCCGACAGGGACCAGATCGTGGCTGTGGCCGGCGGGCCGAAGAAAGAGTTTTTAAACAAGCGCATCGGCGCTGCGGTAGAAAAGGTTATGGAAGAAAGGAAAGCCGTTCTGATCAACCAGCCCGGACAGCATCCTTACTGCCAGAT containing:
- a CDS encoding SurA N-terminal domain-containing protein, with translation MKKTPGLIAGLLVLVLLAAGCGTRVAATVNGEKITEAELNKRVEQAAAWYGYDLKSPENKDLTAQLQEQVLESLVMEKVVRQAAGEMKIEVKKEEIEEELKKIRDQLKTEENYADFLKKRKFTEKDLQTYIGNQLLLDKLFGEVTKDITAPSRDSRQYYEEHKEEFFVKEQVKARNIVVKTEEEAKNIISRLGSGEDFAKLAAELSIDPTAKETGGLIDYFDRDAMYIQEFKDAAFSLKAGQYTKTPVKTVYGYHIIKVEDRKPARQYSFEEIKDELESRLLMEEKNEKFLTYVDDLIEKANIERKLLEKEPQAGSQPQPENQE
- the spoVT gene encoding stage V sporulation protein T yields the protein MKATGIVRRIDDLGRVVIPKEIRRTLRIREGDPLEIFVDREGEVILKKYSPIGELGDFAKEYADSLYEAIGHIACIADRDQIVAVAGGPKKEFLNKRIGAAVEKVMEERKAVLINQPGQHPYCQICAGEEGECKYAAEVIAPIIAEGDPIGAVIIASKEPNTKFSDLELKLAETAASFLAKQMEQ